From the genome of Turicibacter faecis, one region includes:
- a CDS encoding MGDG synthase family glycosyltransferase yields the protein MKNQKKVLILTAPFGSGHLQVSSSLTEEFSKYENVIVEEYDLYSEEFPTLSKTIQKAYLKSYKPIGKDVYRMLYYGSSYAVHDSFQAKILKPYLEFGMRSLRNKIESFNPDAIISVFPVTSLYTLEDKGFKIPIYTVITDYYASGLWLYKGARRHYVANNRMVAWGVANGLTQSQFMLTGIPVHGKFYKELNRQEIYKKYGLDPQKRTVLVAAGAHGVVSHVDEIAARLASQPQIQVIVVCGNNTKLYDQVIQLLDEYENLKVLGYCQEMHELLSIADLMVTKPGGISLTEAAIKGVPVILYNPVYGQELENAKYFSDKNAAVIVTSEAELIYHVLIILNEDGLLDEMKCNIKQLARAYSAKTIVEDVLKDSDEYYEQQL from the coding sequence ATGAAAAATCAAAAGAAAGTATTAATATTAACTGCTCCTTTTGGTAGCGGGCATTTACAAGTGTCTAGTTCACTAACGGAAGAATTCTCCAAGTACGAAAATGTTATTGTAGAAGAATATGATTTATATTCTGAAGAGTTTCCGACATTATCTAAAACTATTCAAAAGGCTTATTTAAAAAGTTATAAACCGATTGGTAAAGACGTTTATCGCATGTTATATTACGGGTCTAGTTACGCCGTTCATGATTCATTTCAAGCTAAAATTTTGAAACCCTATTTGGAGTTTGGAATGCGATCATTGCGAAATAAAATCGAGTCTTTTAATCCCGATGCTATTATTAGTGTCTTTCCGGTAACTTCCTTATATACATTAGAAGATAAAGGATTTAAAATTCCAATCTACACAGTTATTACTGATTATTACGCAAGTGGGCTATGGCTTTACAAGGGGGCACGCCGTCACTATGTGGCCAATAATCGAATGGTGGCTTGGGGAGTCGCTAATGGATTGACACAAAGTCAATTTATGTTAACAGGAATACCTGTTCATGGGAAGTTTTATAAGGAGCTTAACCGCCAAGAGATTTATAAAAAATATGGGTTAGACCCTCAAAAGCGTACAGTTTTAGTTGCAGCAGGGGCACATGGTGTTGTTTCACATGTTGATGAGATTGCAGCCCGCTTAGCTTCCCAACCTCAGATTCAGGTTATTGTTGTCTGTGGAAATAATACAAAGTTATATGATCAAGTAATTCAATTGTTGGATGAATATGAAAATCTCAAGGTATTAGGTTACTGTCAGGAAATGCATGAGCTGCTCTCAATTGCTGATTTAATGGTTACGAAACCAGGTGGAATCTCACTAACTGAGGCTGCAATTAAAGGTGTTCCGGTTATTTTATATAATCCAGTTTACGGACAAGAATTAGAGAATGCAAAATATTTCTCAGATAAAAATGCTGCCGTGATTGTGACGAGTGAAGCAGAGTTAATCTATCATGTATTAATCATTTTAAATGAAGACGGGTTACTGGACGAAATGAAATGTAATATTAAACAGTTAGCGCGAGCATATTCGGCTAAAACAATTGTTGAGGATGTGTTGAAAGATAGTGATGAGTACTACGAACAACAACTATAA
- a CDS encoding RecX family transcriptional regulator, whose translation MSTTNNNYKVLKLTHVNGPDYEIALRVPNGQIVLLPVHEELVLKFRLVVGKELDELQIDELNGKLDLGDAYQYTLKLLSRRSYTTAQIQEKLESKNYAAHVINEVLGRLINAGLLNDGEYVRSYIHQEMVMGKKGPNKIKLELIRKGVSESVIDQYLPAYGEEYQTEHALKIAHRIINSNYKYGVHVIRQKVINQLINKGFNQQIIDRVMNQLEVEDTQDNQQAILRKEVQKYYQKHRSLNDYQRKTKVVSALIRKGFNYEDVLSVYHNLMEIE comes from the coding sequence ATGAGTACTACGAACAACAACTATAAAGTATTAAAGCTTACCCATGTAAATGGTCCCGATTATGAAATTGCTTTAAGAGTTCCGAATGGGCAAATTGTTTTGTTGCCCGTTCATGAAGAGCTCGTTTTAAAGTTTAGGCTAGTCGTTGGGAAAGAATTAGACGAGTTACAAATTGATGAATTGAACGGTAAGTTGGATTTAGGTGATGCCTATCAATACACGTTAAAATTATTATCACGGCGCTCTTACACTACTGCTCAAATCCAAGAAAAATTAGAATCTAAAAATTATGCTGCTCATGTTATTAATGAGGTTTTAGGACGTTTAATTAATGCTGGATTATTAAATGATGGAGAATATGTAAGATCGTATATTCATCAAGAAATGGTAATGGGGAAAAAGGGTCCCAATAAAATAAAGTTAGAGTTAATAAGAAAAGGGGTATCTGAATCGGTAATTGATCAGTATCTTCCTGCGTATGGAGAGGAATATCAGACTGAACATGCATTAAAAATTGCCCATCGTATAATCAATAGTAACTATAAATACGGAGTGCACGTTATTAGACAAAAAGTTATAAATCAGTTAATTAATAAAGGATTTAATCAACAAATAATCGATAGGGTTATGAATCAGTTAGAAGTGGAAGATACTCAAGATAATCAACAAGCTATTTTAAGGAAAGAGGTGCAAAAGTATTATCAAAAGCACCGGAGTCTAAATGACTATCAACGTAAAACAAAGGTTGTTTCGGCTTTAATAAGAAAAGGATTTAATTATGAGGATGTTTTAAGTGTTTATCATAATCTGATGGAGATTGAATAG
- a CDS encoding GntR family transcriptional regulator produces MTQPIYLKVKGLIEEEIKQLVPNAIIQSERDLAVKYSVSRMTVRKAIESLIQEGKLYRKDKVGTFVADDKLHEPIAELVGFTSEISSKGMRPHTKVVSYELIEADERLAQKLEIKIHDRVHSLLRLRMADNRPMTLEHNYIPVSVIKELPQSVINTSIYAFLDEALNVKIASGSQTVTAIKANEEVSRLLEVPLNEPLLYLELTSVLMNGQVLEFVETYANPQNYTVRIHSRRKW; encoded by the coding sequence ATGACACAGCCAATTTATTTAAAGGTAAAGGGGTTAATTGAAGAGGAAATTAAACAATTGGTACCTAATGCTATTATTCAATCAGAGCGTGACTTAGCCGTAAAATATTCGGTATCTCGCATGACCGTGAGAAAGGCGATTGAATCATTAATCCAGGAGGGGAAGCTATATCGTAAAGATAAGGTGGGAACATTTGTTGCTGATGATAAACTGCATGAACCTATTGCAGAATTAGTAGGTTTTACTTCTGAAATAAGTAGTAAGGGAATGAGACCTCATACAAAGGTTGTTAGTTATGAGCTAATTGAGGCGGACGAGAGATTAGCCCAAAAGTTAGAAATTAAGATTCATGACCGTGTACATAGTTTATTAAGACTTCGTATGGCGGATAATCGTCCAATGACATTGGAACATAATTACATTCCTGTATCTGTGATTAAAGAGTTACCTCAATCAGTTATTAATACCTCGATTTATGCATTTTTGGATGAGGCATTAAATGTTAAAATTGCATCCGGGTCACAAACTGTAACAGCCATTAAGGCTAACGAGGAAGTATCTCGATTATTAGAGGTACCATTAAATGAACCTTTACTCTATTTAGAATTAACTTCGGTTTTAATGAATGGCCAAGTTTTGGAATTTGTTGAAACATACGCTAATCCCCAAAATTATACGGTACGTATTCATTCGCGAAGAAAATGGTAA
- a CDS encoding ECF transporter S component: MKNATTSFKETKNLILLGVFIALGTILMLIEIPYPLVPFLKFDLSELIVLLTVELFGLIPAIMVAFFKSLLNIMLGLSATPMHIGSITAFIASTTLAFLYVIIKKYISGSKIGQKALRFILVITGFSLILTICNYLFITPIYFGGLWFTDVIEWATLDSFIPGLPFNLGYGAAIALVYVPFNALKGLIVLGVYELISPRLLTALRFSTKHKRVSSVTAK; the protein is encoded by the coding sequence ATGAAAAACGCAACAACAAGTTTCAAAGAAACAAAGAATTTAATTTTACTAGGGGTTTTTATTGCATTGGGGACAATTTTAATGCTCATTGAAATTCCTTATCCATTAGTTCCCTTCTTAAAATTTGATTTAAGTGAATTAATTGTACTATTAACTGTTGAATTATTTGGATTGATTCCGGCAATTATGGTGGCTTTCTTTAAGTCCCTATTAAATATTATGCTAGGTCTTAGTGCAACACCTATGCATATCGGATCTATTACAGCCTTTATTGCTTCTACGACCTTAGCGTTTCTGTACGTTATCATAAAAAAATATATTTCTGGATCAAAAATAGGACAAAAGGCATTACGATTCATTTTAGTTATTACAGGGTTTTCTCTTATTTTAACGATATGTAATTATCTCTTTATTACACCTATTTATTTCGGGGGATTATGGTTTACAGATGTTATAGAATGGGCAACTTTGGATTCTTTTATTCCAGGATTACCTTTTAACTTAGGTTATGGAGCTGCCATTGCGCTTGTTTATGTTCCGTTTAACGCATTGAAAGGTTTAATTGTATTGGGTGTATATGAATTAATTTCCCCTCGATTGTTAACAGCATTACGGTTTAGTACGAAGCATAAGAGAGTGTCGTCAGTAACTGCCAAATAA
- a CDS encoding sugar ABC transporter substrate-binding protein, with protein MKRMVYLIFLIFIMLGLYKYINQINLQSSEVLQVWVNESDYEVLETVNPIFESMYNVEVQLKIIPSDKVITNLPLYKKSNEYPDIINVSHTLISDLVEMNAIHPMSDIFDSFNILPNVKSAFKVKGEYYGVPYNAQTDILYYNKEMFKYGIQSFSQLFDEDISLAIDYQSIYHINPFVTGFGGYTVGVDNFGDTNFYDIGLNNEDAIRGIAAMFYLLDKSLVYQTEFEVYRSFINQSSDLLIAPASLVSSLLEVYPNLGYQAIPNFVEDILPYTYTKIDTYQITQSSKNQELAAKYLNYLLTEEVAKVRYDLTKGIAPVDYATIISQEEYYNVVKKQLHRSIPLPNQVEFSFVYLPFQRASQQMLRLPYQIETIMNETVDCINSELEKVIK; from the coding sequence ATGAAGAGAATGGTATATCTGATTTTTTTAATTTTTATAATGCTAGGTTTATATAAGTACATTAATCAAATTAATCTACAGTCATCTGAGGTATTGCAAGTATGGGTTAATGAATCGGATTATGAGGTATTAGAAACTGTAAATCCTATTTTTGAGAGTATGTATAACGTAGAGGTTCAATTGAAAATTATTCCCTCCGATAAAGTCATAACCAATCTGCCGCTATATAAAAAGTCTAATGAGTATCCGGATATTATTAATGTTTCACATACTTTAATTTCTGATCTAGTAGAAATGAATGCCATTCATCCAATGAGTGATATTTTCGATTCCTTTAATATATTGCCTAATGTAAAATCGGCTTTTAAGGTAAAGGGCGAGTATTATGGGGTACCTTATAATGCGCAGACCGATATTTTGTATTATAATAAGGAAATGTTTAAATACGGCATACAATCTTTTTCGCAGTTATTTGATGAGGACATATCTTTAGCGATTGATTATCAAAGTATATATCATATTAATCCATTTGTTACTGGATTTGGGGGATATACCGTGGGTGTTGATAATTTTGGTGATACTAATTTTTATGATATTGGGTTAAACAATGAGGATGCTATTCGAGGAATAGCCGCAATGTTTTATTTATTAGATAAATCATTGGTTTATCAAACCGAATTTGAAGTGTATCGATCGTTTATCAATCAGTCATCAGATTTGTTAATTGCTCCAGCCTCATTAGTATCTTCTCTATTAGAGGTGTATCCTAATTTAGGCTATCAAGCGATTCCTAACTTTGTAGAGGATATTTTACCGTATACATATACAAAAATCGACACGTATCAAATAACTCAATCGTCGAAGAATCAGGAGTTAGCTGCCAAGTATTTAAATTATTTATTAACCGAAGAGGTGGCGAAAGTACGATATGATTTAACAAAGGGAATAGCCCCTGTAGATTATGCTACTATTATCTCTCAGGAGGAGTATTATAATGTCGTGAAAAAACAATTACATCGCTCAATCCCATTGCCTAATCAAGTTGAATTTAGTTTTGTGTACCTTCCTTTTCAAAGAGCTTCCCAACAAATGTTACGACTTCCGTATCAGATTGAAACGATTATGAATGAGACGGTAGACTGCATCAATAGTGAATTAGAAAAGGTAATTAAATAA
- a CDS encoding peptidoglycan DD-metalloendopeptidase family protein, with amino-acid sequence MKNKIIGALIVTMCITGNRQKLVEAAPVTTQNVVYRVYVDEEPIGLITDKSEYDNLVNKQKEELSKKYEKQTVIKSPTNVRLEKEVTLLPLNTLDSQSVLETVAEKANFQVSAYKISINEEQFVVEDANVVTNTLLELMVHYTGVEDIQKIMDIENEITPLTEAGSQYIGAKLLEPVKVETEYANLDGILSREETRRMVLYRQTQPQKTVLFNEDSSLWDIATENGLTEEELHLLNPQINGLSWNELLGMELDVTPLNPMIIVETEKEKVEITELPYDVEYIDDSTLPKGETVIEQEGQNGQSLKRLNIVYENGVQSSLSVVEDSQLSEPVKQIVKRGTKVISGVGSGNWIWPTTTRSVTCGYLCYSGHYAIDIQAYIGQPVYAADGGVVISAGYSNGYGNNILIDHKNGYYTRYAHLNSLNVSAGDSVQGGQTIGEAGNTGNSTGPHLHFEIRPNTGSQPSYAPNPLDFY; translated from the coding sequence ATGAAGAACAAGATAATTGGTGCATTAATTGTCACCATGTGTATAACGGGGAATAGGCAAAAACTAGTGGAGGCAGCTCCAGTAACAACACAAAATGTTGTTTATCGTGTATATGTAGATGAAGAGCCTATTGGGCTTATAACAGATAAAAGTGAATATGATAATTTAGTAAATAAACAAAAAGAGGAATTATCAAAGAAATATGAAAAGCAAACAGTTATTAAATCGCCGACTAATGTTCGACTTGAAAAAGAGGTTACTTTATTACCGTTAAATACGCTAGATAGTCAATCCGTTTTAGAAACAGTGGCTGAAAAAGCAAATTTCCAGGTTTCGGCCTATAAAATTTCAATTAACGAGGAACAGTTTGTAGTAGAGGATGCCAATGTAGTGACTAATACACTTTTAGAGTTAATGGTGCATTACACTGGAGTGGAAGATATTCAGAAAATAATGGATATTGAAAATGAGATTACTCCTTTAACTGAGGCGGGTTCACAATATATTGGTGCAAAACTATTAGAACCGGTTAAGGTAGAAACTGAATATGCTAATTTAGATGGTATTTTAAGTCGTGAGGAAACGCGAAGAATGGTGTTATATCGTCAAACGCAGCCTCAAAAGACGGTACTTTTTAATGAAGATTCATCATTATGGGATATTGCCACAGAGAATGGTTTGACTGAAGAGGAATTACACTTATTAAATCCTCAAATCAACGGTTTATCTTGGAATGAGCTATTAGGAATGGAGTTAGATGTAACGCCATTGAATCCAATGATTATTGTAGAGACTGAAAAAGAAAAAGTTGAAATTACAGAATTGCCATATGACGTGGAATATATTGATGATAGTACGTTACCAAAAGGAGAGACTGTCATTGAACAAGAAGGCCAAAATGGGCAAAGTTTAAAGCGGCTGAATATTGTCTACGAAAATGGCGTACAATCTTCTTTATCAGTCGTAGAAGATTCACAACTATCAGAACCGGTTAAACAAATTGTAAAACGAGGGACAAAGGTTATTTCTGGTGTAGGAAGTGGGAATTGGATTTGGCCAACGACTACGCGTTCAGTAACCTGTGGCTATTTATGTTATAGCGGACACTATGCTATCGATATTCAGGCTTATATTGGGCAACCTGTTTATGCAGCTGATGGCGGTGTTGTAATTAGTGCTGGATATAGTAATGGATATGGAAATAATATCTTAATTGATCATAAAAACGGTTATTATACTCGTTACGCGCATTTAAATTCATTGAATGTCTCGGCAGGAGACAGTGTCCAAGGTGGACAGACGATTGGTGAAGCTGGAAATACCGGAAACTCAACAGGACCACATTTACATTTTGAAATTCGTCCAAATACGGGAAGTCAACCAAGCTACGCACCTAATCCGTTAGATTTTTATTAA